The region GTGAAAAATCACCCCATCTCACAGTCACACTATTCAGACTGCCTGTTAGGGAGAGAACTTAGGTCCTTATGAGGCTCTCTCTATTCAGCATCTAGGAGTAGTTAACGGAACAAATGaacgttatttttcttttgtgtttcacCCTTGCATTAGAGCTTTTCCTCACAACATCGCACGCCTAAAGCGATGGACAGACTGAGCTGGATTCAGACTAGTGTGAAAAGTTTGCTGGCTGGGCGCTAGGATTTCtcttgctgcccagctctttgATTTGAAGGAGGTCCAAAAGGTCTTGTGGGTTCCAGTTACCCTTTGGGGTCTTCATATATTGCAGTAAATCTGGCTTCTTTAACAGGATGAAGCCTTGCTCTTTTTCCATCACGTCCAGCAGCTGCTTCATCAGGCTTGAAGTCTCGGCTCTGCTGATGCTGTTGTGGAGATCTGAGGGATCTCGGCTCTTCTGAGAATCCCCCATGGCATTTGAAAGCGAAAtatccctgctgctggctgtgtgCACACTACCCAGGGCATTGTGGAGCCAGGTCAGGCGCTTCAGCCCTTGAAATGCCCTCCCTTTGTCATGCATGAGCTGATGCTCCGTCACTGCTCTTTTACTGCAACAGGAAGAAAGAGTTCCGTTAGGAAACAAGTACAGCCAGATCTAAGTTCATATTGCAAACATGGCTGATTTGCATCTATCACTCTTAGCTGCTCCTCAAAGCTGAGGAAGGAGCGTTGGTGGTGCCTGAACATCTTGTGGGGGACAGCCCTGAGGCCGTGTCCATGGCAAAGCTAGTAGTGTGGGAGCCCAGAGCTGGCATGGCCCTTGCAAAGCGCACAGACCCCAGATCAGCGTGTGAGCTCCTCCACACAGGTTAGCTCGGGGCAGCTTGCAAGGCAACCAGGTAGCCAGTTGTTGAAGAGGGGAAGCTGAAACACCATACATGCAGCTATTCCCAAAAGATACCTTGAATCCtcttaagacaaaacaaaacaaacaaaacaaacaaaaaagccaaatttGGGCACAGAGTGGCAAAGTGACTTCAGCAGGCTTATAGAGCTCTGCAAATAGAAGTTTGGTCTTTACCCAGATTTGGGCAAATTTGCGGTCTTTTCAGAGCTCCAAATGCTGcaataaaaatctttttatgaACTTAATGTTCTAGGAttgttgtgtttgtttctttccttccagaGCTGTAAGTCAGGAGTAATTTAACTTAAATCAGTGGTGTCcatgaaatgaaaacaagcttttattttcttaagacaTACCAAAACTTTTGATCCAAATATTGACGGGGGAGGGCAGGCTAATTCCAGAATATTTCTGGATTTGGGGCAGTTTAGAAACAGCTAACTCCAGCTATAGGCTCACACTGCAGATTTGGATCTGAATGGGAGAACCTAAATATGGAATTTCAGTATGTGACATTTCCATGACTTGCGTCGAGCATCTTTGCGTGGTTTGCTACGCTATATTTAAAAGCGTCAACTGAAATGCACTGAAGATGGTATAATTTTTGCACGTAAAATGCAATTGGCCTGATTCTGTACTGCATAAAGGGTGATGTAAAACGTTGTTCTATCAGATGTATGGAATCTTCCTTCAACTATGCCCTGGGGTACATGGCAGCAATGGGGAAGACAGCCCATTAAACCGAAAGCAAGCAGTCTTCTAATAATATTAAGGAAAAGGGTGATATTGCTTACTTTTCAGTGTCTTGAGATGttgcaaaagaggaaagaaaaagaagtgccaAAAATGTAACCATCTTCAGAGATCTCTGAGGCAGgaacattttctctcttcttctttaaaTCTGTTCGACAGGACAAGAAGTGGCCAGTATCaccaaaaatctttctctttctttcacttgACAAAATGAATTTCAGCCTATAAGCATTAGTAACAGTGGAGCAGTATACTATGGTATATCACCTCAGGACCTGTCAGAGCATCATTACAGCTTGTAGTGTGTATCAGTAAAAGATGAATATATTTCATAGTAAATTGCTACATTTCTTTACTGGGAGTCCTATATCTCCTTTTCCGCTATTGCTTGTTAAGGTATTACTTCCTGCTCTTGTGCATATGCCGGCGCAAGAGATTATTTTATTTGGAACTGATAAGACATCTTCCTGATAAAAACTTAGCAGAAAtttaaccaaccaaaaaaaaaaatcagggttgCTGCTTTAGAAATGTATTACAGACCTCAACAAGAGTTTAAGAGTGGACTCTGCAGTTTAAGTTAAAAGGTGGACCCAGTCCTGGCATTTGGACCTTTAATAATACAAGACTTTTACATCAGCAATACACATGATGTTACTGACATCCTGATCTGCCACAGCACACAAgaatgatattttttttcctgaaaagaaatggaTTTCTGGCTCAGGGAAGTGAAAATTAGAAAATGTAATTATGCAATGATTATTTGCATCCAAGTTATAACTATTCAGTTATTCATCTGTTCCTGGCACTGGTATCCCTGTACCTACTCATCCTTTCAACCCCTCTGTTCCTTTATCACCATGTCTATCATTgaaatttctgccttttttccatTAATGACTATACCCTGCTTTTAGGATTGACCTAAGCCTTTAGTTACTAGCAAATCCTGGATTAATTGTTATATCAAAACCTAAATGATTTTATAGCAGCAGAGAAATTGTTCTGTAAGAATAATCAAGATGTGTTCCCACATAACAAAGATACTTAttttttgaataaattattttttgctgcagAGGCAGTTTGGGATAATAAGCAACTCCACTCAACATCTTCCCAAATGAATTTTCTGTATCCTAATTTGGATATTAAAATATCGATGACTGGCTGGAAAGGCAAATTATATCATATATTCACAAGTAGCATGTGATTTACTTACTGTCGATCTTCTAGAGATCACGGTGAAGTCCTGAGCGGCACAGATGTGTCTCCTTGCTAGTTTTCTACTGACGTTCCAGTTGCAATGACAGCGGGTGTCTTTCACCTTCTTTTATACCTGCCCAGAAACCACAGAAACAATAGAAATGATCTCTACAGCATTTTGTGACTAAGACCTTTCCTCTCGTGCCAGTGAAATGAGACAGCTCCTTGTTTCCAATGATGATAAATCTTGGATTCTAAAATGCTATGTTCAGCTGGGGCTAAGAAAAAGATCACAAGTTTATGGAAAGTACCTTATTCCTTTGCTGTCTTTCCTGTTCTGTGATAACTTTTAATTTTAACACAGCCATCCTCTCGATGTCAGAAAATGGATATTCAAATCTGTTGTTTTACAGGTGATCAGGGGAAAGGTCTCTCATATGCAAAAAACAGAATTCGCTTCTTTGCTGTCCTCATGGTCTCCTGTATAGGACAATAATGTTGCACAGCAGGAATCTAAATCAACAATATTGTTGATGTCTGTAATGCCAGTTATCATACAATTAGCAAAACAGGGCAGCTACTTGCAGAAAAACTCCTTAGTACAAATTTCATTTAAAGGCATCGTTTTtcagtaaaatgtatttgtttcaaaTCTTAGAACCTGGGGAGATAGGGACAAGACTTATCAATTCATTAAGCACTCAAAAGACAATTAATAGCTCAGGCAAAAAGCCAAATTCTGATATGCTTTGAATCAGCACTTGAAACCACATGAGTTAATGCAGTGTGAGGTTTGATACCTACTTTATGATCTTTAACCAGGTGACTTCACTAGAATTTGGATACCTGTGATGTGGATGGTCCATTAGGCTGAACCACTGGTCTATTTAAGAAGACCACTTCCCATTTCTGAAAGTGAATGCACGTGAATGTATTTGTCATCTCTGAGGAAAAAATCCCTGCAAGGATTGAAGGGAAATGACAATTTGCTTACAGCTATCGTAAACTATCGGTTCATTTCACATAGGGGCAGCCATACAAACTCAGACTTGGCTGAACGCAAACACACTGTCTAACAACAAATGGGACAGGCCCTATTAGCAGTCCTCATGCCATCTCATCTGTTCTCGCAGCTTCTATGGACGTCAAATTGCTTTTTATTATATTCCGCATGACAGCTTATTTTGAGCCCGGCTATTTCACAGCAATCAAATAAGTGTTCCGGATTTTGTTACATTGAGTCCCAATTGTTAGAGAGAGTGTCACTCATTAAGGAGGACAAAGTCTATCGCCAATTAAAAATGACCTTTGTTAAATGTTGGTAAAATGGAAGCCTGCTTCTCATCTTAGTTTCCAGGGTAGCCTGCAGTTGCACTGAATTATTTGTCTGTGAAACTAAAGTTTCTTAGTTACATCTTTAAGGACTAATAAGCATTGGTGAAAATCATGTCCAGAACATCTGGTCTAATTCATCTCTGAACTTTTCAAGTCTCCATTATATAATGGGATTTCATTGAATGCAGTCACTAGCATCCCCACTGGAAGAACTGATATTGCATTCATGCGAGTGACTACAGGCAGGTTAGAGACACCGACGTGATCATTAAATGGGCACTTGAAGCATTCTGCAATGGCCAAAGTGCATTGCCGTGGCTACTCTCTTCCATTGGATAGTTCTTTCCAACTAAGGACTCAGAGGTCAAAATCAACCTTGGATATGACTTTCTAACATCTCTGAGAGACATACGTGAGGACACACTCCAATGAAGTAGTGACACGTCTTTGAGAAAAGCATCAGGCCCAAAGACTCGTGGGCTCCAACACCACCATCGGGAAGAAGTGCTTGCAGGGATCAATTTCCATCGTTTGCACTATATctaaagagaatataaaatatGCTCATTGCACAGCTTACACCACAGCCACATACGTATTAGTTAATAATTCTAACTATATCTATTAGTTATGAAAACGCAGGAGCACTCAGTTCTAGCTTCACCATCCCTCAGCACTGCTATTCCCTGGAAAACGTATAAAGTCACTCAGATTACGTGACTTCTTCATGCACATCTCTAACCTTCCAAGTGGGACAACAAGGGAGCCTGGAGTCAGTTTGACTCTCTAGCTTTGTGTAGAATTAAAATAAGTGGCCTGTGTTTTGCAAAAGGCATAGCTGCAAGTATAGCAGGAGACAGGGACGATGATAACATAGCTAATTGCACAAGGAGAAATCGTACAAACTCCACCGCCAGGTGAGCTAGCCAGCTGGTAGAGATACATCTTTGTGAGAGCCCTTAACAATCTAGAGCAGACTAAGAACCCATTTTGCCTGCAAAGCGATCAAAAAACCCAGCTGACTGGAATTTGGGAACTTCAGGGCCTCCCGCAAAGCCCACTCAAACCATCAAAGGTTTTACCCTTGGCTTCAAAGACCTTCACTCCCAGCCTCCAGCTTAGGGCCTGACTTCACATAAGACAGCGCCCCCGTCACCTTTTTCAGGGTTGGAGCGAGGAGGGCCGAGCAAATCATGGTTTCCCAGTGAGtgattcttttgttttgctttccagtcCTCTCCCCGGGGAGCcaggtgggggaggaagggaatatggcttgctgcagagcatgggagaaaaaggaaagagaaagcctGGAGGCCCAGTTGAGGGGGAAGAAGGAACGGGGGGGAGGGAACAGAGAGCAAAGAATTTGCAGATAGCCTCCTCAGGacaatgcgggggggggggtcctcttgCCTGGGATTTTAAAACTTAAACAGCAGGCTATGCTGCGTAAAGAACAATCCTCTGTCTGTAGGGAGACGGGCAGAGCTGATGAATCCTTTCCATGTGCCCTTCTCTGTTATTCGTCAGTAAGAGGCGTACGCGCTGCAGAAGATTTGGTGCTCCTCTAATGCAAAAATCTACTTGgttgcccctttttttttttttgccctccgaACTGCTCTTAGCCTGACAGACTAAATTTCATATGAGCCGTTCAGTTCAGTGCGGTGCATAGAAAGCAAGACACCGCCCTGTTGGGAGGAAACTGTTTGACCACACATGGATGGTAAATATAGTTCCCCCGAGCTGCTGGTGAAGCAGCTGCTGATGAATGGCTGCTCTCCCTTCCTGGCCTCCCTGATTGAGAGATCAGAGGAAATGACACCTCGCAGCAGACCCGGAGGCCACCGGGAGATTTTTGCTCCACCACACCCTCATTGCTTAGCACCCCAGGGGCCATCGccagccccctgcccgccggAGGAAGGAGATGGCAGCAGCATCACCTTGGTAACCGTTTAAGGGCGATGAAACTCAGCTAGCTGAGCGAGCAGGCTCTGGGCCTCCCCCCAGGTTTGGGGGCTTCTAGCTGTTCTGTATCACTTTCTTTTCTgcatggggtggggaggggggataaTCTGGTGCAAGCCAGGGAGGCGTGCGTAATCACatttggggtgtgtgggggggtgcaggCTTCAGGGCTAGTGTCAGGACTGCGGGAGCAGGTTTAAATCCTGGGCCCTAAGCCACGAGCTAGTGCACCTTGCTAGAGAGAACGCCCGTCTGCTAGGGGATTAAAGTTAAGAGTGAAACAGCAGTGAGCCGGGCTCAGTGTTTTAATTCTCTGTTTACAGATTTTCCAGAAGCGCCCAAGTCTCGCAGCTCTGACAGAACACAGCAGTGAGGGTAAGTCTGTTGTCCTGCAACACCTGCCCTGGAGCTCAGCCTTGGAGCTGAAAGGGTTTTCTTCTCCCAAATCAATCCTCAATATGGAATATTTTCTACGTGCAAAACAAATTCTGGCAAAGCTGAGACAAAGCCTCCGCTCCCTTGTGCTGTTTCTGTAAACCCCACTGGGATCTCCCAGCTTGGTCCTGGTTGCCTGAGTTGCAGTATGCCTGGAGAGTCTGCTGGTAACCTTGCCTGATCAAAAACCAAGTAAAAAGGAGGGCTATCTCCCAGTGCTATGAGGCCCGCTTTCCCTGAAAAGCTTCTCTTTGGGATCTACCCCTACCTGCCCCTGCGAGAGGGGAATGCTGCCATCTGGCGCCCACATCTTGGTTTTGGCTGGACCAGGTGAGGAGGTGGGTAGGTAGGAGCTGGCCCCAGGTGAGTTTAAGGCTCCTGTGTTGCTCAGGGACAGCCCTAAGTCCTGCCTGGGGAGCAGGGGAACCATGAGGTTACCTGAGGACTATCTATCTTGTCCCCGGATCCATAGGAAGCAGCAAAAAGCTTTATGCTAGAGAGGGTGTCTAGCCACTAATGCCTGTAGGCCCATGAGGGTGTTTCTTAAAGGATCAAATTGGTCTGGATTCGTTTTCTTTCGAGGGCCAGCAAATGGTGTACTGGCTATGAGGGAGCGTGGTGTGTCAGTTTGTCACAAAGCAGACGTCACGGGgctcccaacagcagcaggaTTCGGGGATTATAATGAATGTCCTGCCCTTAGAtataaaagaggcagaaaaagggGGTGAGACTCTGAACAATGACAAAAGGCTAGCTCACGACCGGAGAGGTTGGAATGAAGGTTAAGGAACCAATTGATTGAGTCTCCAATTGATAGAGACATGTCAGTCAAGTAAATGGATCTTACTAATCCCCGATGGCTGAGTCTTGGGGGCACGCTGTGTCCCTGCACTGGATCCTGAGTATATCTTGGTTTAGCTCTATGACGTATAAATGAAACTGTGGTATGTTATTTCACTCTCGTGTCAAGTGTACATACCAGCCTTTGTTTGAGGTCTAAGATGCAGCTGAAACCCTTCACAGGACTATCACTGAAGTTTAAACTTTGCTAAACTGAGGGAACAAGTCACAGGGACCTGCAGACTTGCTGTTTGTACCCTGTAAAGAGGAGAGCAGCTGTGGCAGGAATAAGCATATGCAAGCTAGTTTTAGTATATCTAACAATCAGACAGAGGTAAGTCGCTGCTTCTTTAGAAAATAGCCTTCATCAAGATTAGTGTATTAACAGGAGGATGTGAAAATAAATGGGCTGAATCCACAAGAACTTCACAACAAGCTAGTCCAGGTAGGACTACATGGGCAGTCAGTTTTCTGACTGAAGTAAAGGCCTATCCCCTCAGACCAGTTCTTTGTTGTGTATGTGTAATAACATCTCATAGCAAAAGACCTTTCTGTAGATATAATCATGCCAGCAAAGAAGTATTTTTGTTAATGCTGTCTAGTTTTGCTGGAGGAGCATCTCTAAGAGATGCGGTTGCTGACAGAGATATTCTGCAGTGAGTCTTGTCTGTCAAAAGTAAGTATCCCTTACTTTTGGCTCACATTGAAACTTCTTCAAAACGATAACAGCTAGAACATGCTCATTTTCTCATGTGAGATTTAAATCTCAGAGAAGCAGCTTGAATATATTATGCAgcatatatacataatatatatgtatattatataataGATATAATATTATATGCAATATGTATTATTTGTATATATTATGAATATGATAGCAGCTTGAATATATTGCCTTACTTCATGTCGGTCTGTCTTGAGTTCTTGTCTGGCCGTGTTTTAATATAGATGACTGTTCAACAGTAATCGTGCAAGCTTTAGGTGCCCTCTTTCCAATCTAGTCTTGGCCCACGTCTGCAAAATAGACCTGGTCATGCTTGTAAAGTCAACAGTCTCTCCTTCCTTTTATGGAGGATCTGGTGAATGCAAATGTTATGTACATCTCGCATATATTGGACATGAATGGTATTTTGTTATTGAGAAAGCAAGAGGGAATGACAGTGCAACAGGATTTTTCAAGCATACACTACCTTATAAACTTGGAATAAGGAAGAATGTAATGTAACACAATGCagctttcatatatatatatacatgcaaatatataGCGACACTCAAAGCTATATAGGATATCAGGATATCATCTTTTGGGAGACAAACAGAATTTTGACTTTGCTCATCAGGGTCTGAACTACTAAAGTGCAGTGTGGCTGTGTTGGGGTATCCCAAAACTGACTGTGGAAagaggtggtggtttttttttttttttggccacaatACAATCAGCTCACTTCTGACCTGTCTTTTGTCATGGTCATGTGTCACATTTGGTCTCTGTATAATgccaaaagcaaactgaaaatggGAAAGTTAATGTTTGGATGACACGCTTCTTATGGTATGTGATTTATAAAGCATGGTGATGGACTTAAGCCCATGTAAGAAGTGCTTTGACTAGAGCAGGTAGTTCTTCCTAAATGAGTGCGGAATGCCTTGCTCCCTTTGCAGGTGGTGCGCCTGCTTTTGAATAAACCCTTTGTTGCAGCGTGTGTCACCTGTAATTATTCTTATATGTCACGTGTGACTTTGGTGTGAAGCTAAAGGTCTGACACAGATTACGAGTTTACCagatgaatgtttttaaaaattggtGAGTATATCAAAatttaaatgatatttcaaaTGTAGGTTATGTGATATGAAGAAGGGTCTAGTAAACATTGCAAAAACCTGTCAGGAAGGGAGGCAAACATGGGAAATCACCATCTCAAAGAAGTCTTTGAAGTCAAATGGTTAATTGcaattatttcctttgtttttgtggtCTCAGGAAATTAACTATCAGCTAATCTACAGTAAATTACGTTTCCTTAAGTTAAAGCTGATAACTGTCAGATAACTGTACACACGTTAAAGCTATTTTAGAGCATTGATTACGTCAAAATTCTTGTTGGTTTTCTGCCACTTGGCCCACTTTCATTCTTACAAGCCTTTTACTTGTAAGAGGCTCTTAGAACTAATGAAGGAGGCTGTAAAAGGATTTTTGGAAAATTCAAATGAATTATGTTAGCTGGTTGTCCTTAATCCAAATATTTTGACATGCTGGTAGAACTGCAGTAGATTGAGGATGTCT is a window of Struthio camelus isolate bStrCam1 chromosome 24, bStrCam1.hap1, whole genome shotgun sequence DNA encoding:
- the LOC138062128 gene encoding parathyroid hormone 4-like; this translates as MFLPQRSLKMVTFLALLFLSSFATSQDTENKRAVTEHQLMHDKGRAFQGLKRLTWLHNALGSVHTASSRDISLSNAMGDSQKSRDPSDLHNSISRAETSSLMKQLLDVMEKEQGFILLKKPDLLQYMKTPKGNWNPQDLLDLLQIKELGSKRNPSAQPANFSH